A single window of Gadus morhua chromosome 22, gadMor3.0, whole genome shotgun sequence DNA harbors:
- the tmem238a gene encoding transmembrane protein 238a → MQLKGLSHCKGALAFALLMDLLGGASLLLGVFAPLELNGQDFGDLLVYTGALLVVLSLGGWVLWYSGNIEGLPSRKELGHIGSAVDRLARNLSRRIHTFRSRHP, encoded by the exons ATGCAGCTGAAGGGGCTGTCCCACTGTAAGGGGGCGCTGGCCTTCGCCCTCCTCATGGACCTCCTGGGGGGGGCGTCCCTGCTGCTCGGGGTCTTCGCCCCGCTGGAGCTCAACGGACAGGACTTCGGAGACCTGCTGGTGTACACAG gggcCCTCCTGGTGGTGCTCTCCCTGGGGGGCTGGGTCCTCTGGTACTCTGGGAACATCGAGGGCCTTCCCTCCAGGAAGGAGCTGGGCCACATCGGCTCGGCCGTGGACCGCCTGGCCCGCAACCTCAGCCGGAGGATCCACACCTTCAGGAGCCgccacccctga